One Methylocaldum marinum DNA window includes the following coding sequences:
- a CDS encoding RHS repeat-associated core domain-containing protein encodes MMPAAKHGDPQLGVDIHLCTTPVPTPLPTPHISVVFDPFDYIPIIGATVTVCGMKRATAGTAGMVVHIPPGFPFAPKLPDTDDELFMGSSTVIADGDPFSYISLPVLGCQVAGMVSPFRLRKKGGPRIMVLPTTFNLAIPTTVFVGGPPTISMMGLAFKGAFAGLGKLAKSGVFKRFRQKLFKNMKPGFLKCTVLRAEPVNILNGEVSVEQQDFELPGRLPLRWVRSYGSSGDHVGLCGTGWQTPADIRLEYDGTDGSVLMHGPDVGPIAFERLPAAVGEQGAELELMDGARLTDTGDEYRVATKDDRVYHFPKSLVRRDPRGRLCWPIGRLSDRCGNALDVEYRGGRIVAIHESAGRRLALTLENDRLTAVTLHDPASRTEHTFVRYQYDAAGDLVAVIDALGAPYRFAYDAHRMVRHTDRNGLSFQYAYERAADGSWRVVHAWGDGGLYDYRFDYSDLLNERRITDSLGQVTLIKLDERGLPINETDPLGGMTLYEYDDAGRTTAVVDPDGRRTEYAYDAHGNLLKLTRPDGHAITTEFDETDKAVRITDPNGGLWQQAWDRRGLLIEQKTPLGHVSRYEYDAHGQIIAHTNPRGARTALRFDAVGNLSGIKDAQGQVTQFAYDPLGNLVGRLDPLGRKTLYRYDAKSRLTAVRLPSGATVRCGYDGEDNLTRYADENGAETRLEYFGQGEIAKRLQPDGHTVQYHYDTEERLIGVTNQRGETYRLERDALGRIIEEVDYWGQSRRYDYTLAGHLRRSVDPLGRAIHYRTDPLGRIVEKALPDPDGGDKPWIERFAYDANGNLIGCANPHIRIERRFDPDGRLIEEKQGETFTLRNAYDEAGNRIERHTEFKRGDTVIAHAVRYAYDALDQAIEIAIDDHAPIAIERDAVGQIIRERLSPRLRREVDYSADGYLTRQRIRTDADTVVDLAYDYDAAGNLTERRDARFGIDRYVYDPVGRITQHLDPHGQIKHYLNDPAGDRLTTRIVEHEAAQAGTPDAQGEWSREGEYEGAFYRFDRAGNLIERHDRRGALHLRWDANQRLIESRLEGVSTRYRYDPLGRRIEKRTGDKVTTFVWDGDALVGDWSENPTDPVVPAKGMAREWVYYPETFEPLALLGGRSGPDTLLHYHNDPNGCPIRLTDSKGEVLWAASYTAWGQIARLHVGYVDNPIRLQGQYEDGETGLHYNRFRYYAPIFGEYISCDPIGLLGGIDLYEYAPNASNWIDPLGLKRKCEVFVRYVSEAEARAIKEANGLVPKMHKGNPSRGAKWISELGQARDPRTLGKSSNYTHKVEIEVDPGTKAWLNEASRKLDYEEIIGGESNNPLKVLVKRNEPGSYGIGSGLISDFNSKIRNIKITKI; translated from the coding sequence ATGATGCCGGCAGCCAAGCACGGCGATCCCCAGCTCGGGGTGGACATCCACCTCTGCACGACGCCGGTACCGACCCCGCTGCCGACCCCGCACATCTCCGTCGTCTTCGATCCCTTCGACTACATCCCCATCATCGGCGCGACCGTGACCGTGTGCGGCATGAAGCGCGCCACCGCCGGCACCGCCGGCATGGTCGTGCACATTCCGCCGGGGTTTCCGTTTGCGCCGAAACTCCCGGACACCGACGACGAACTGTTCATGGGCAGTTCGACGGTGATCGCGGACGGCGATCCGTTCTCCTACATTTCCCTGCCGGTATTGGGCTGCCAGGTCGCCGGCATGGTCAGCCCGTTCCGGCTGCGGAAAAAAGGCGGCCCCAGGATCATGGTGTTGCCCACGACCTTCAACCTGGCGATCCCGACCACCGTGTTCGTCGGCGGCCCCCCGACCATCTCGATGATGGGGCTGGCCTTCAAGGGCGCGTTTGCGGGCCTCGGCAAACTGGCCAAGTCCGGGGTGTTCAAGCGATTCCGGCAAAAGCTGTTCAAGAACATGAAGCCCGGCTTTCTCAAGTGCACGGTCTTGCGCGCCGAGCCGGTCAACATCCTGAACGGCGAAGTTTCCGTCGAACAGCAGGACTTCGAGTTGCCGGGCCGCCTTCCCCTGCGCTGGGTGCGAAGCTACGGCTCGTCCGGCGACCATGTCGGGCTGTGCGGCACCGGCTGGCAGACCCCGGCCGACATTCGGCTCGAATACGACGGCACCGACGGCAGCGTGCTGATGCACGGACCCGACGTCGGTCCGATCGCTTTCGAGCGGCTGCCGGCCGCGGTGGGCGAGCAGGGCGCCGAACTCGAGCTGATGGACGGCGCGCGGCTGACTGATACGGGCGACGAATACCGGGTCGCCACCAAGGACGACCGCGTCTACCACTTCCCCAAATCGCTGGTCCGCCGCGATCCGCGCGGCCGGCTATGCTGGCCGATCGGACGCCTCTCGGACCGCTGCGGGAACGCCCTCGACGTCGAGTACCGCGGCGGCCGGATCGTCGCCATCCACGAGTCGGCGGGCCGGCGTCTCGCGCTCACCCTCGAAAACGACCGCCTGACGGCGGTGACGCTCCACGACCCCGCGAGCCGGACCGAACACACCTTTGTCCGCTACCAATACGACGCGGCGGGCGACCTGGTCGCCGTCATCGACGCGCTCGGCGCGCCCTATCGCTTCGCCTACGACGCCCATCGCATGGTTCGCCACACCGACCGCAACGGGCTATCCTTCCAATACGCCTACGAGCGGGCGGCGGACGGCAGCTGGCGGGTCGTCCATGCCTGGGGCGACGGCGGATTGTACGACTACCGCTTCGACTACTCGGACCTCCTCAACGAACGCCGCATTACCGATTCGCTGGGCCAGGTCACGCTGATCAAGCTCGACGAGCGTGGTTTACCGATCAACGAGACCGACCCCCTGGGCGGCATGACCCTCTACGAATACGACGACGCCGGCCGCACCACGGCGGTGGTGGACCCGGACGGCCGCCGCACCGAATACGCCTACGACGCGCACGGCAACCTCCTCAAGCTCACGCGCCCCGACGGCCACGCGATCACCACCGAGTTCGACGAGACCGACAAGGCCGTTCGCATCACCGACCCCAACGGCGGCCTCTGGCAGCAAGCCTGGGACCGGCGCGGCCTGCTGATTGAACAGAAAACGCCGCTCGGCCACGTCTCGCGCTACGAGTACGACGCCCACGGGCAGATCATCGCCCACACCAACCCGCGCGGCGCGCGCACGGCGCTTCGCTTCGACGCGGTCGGGAATCTTTCCGGGATCAAGGATGCGCAGGGCCAGGTCACGCAGTTCGCCTACGACCCCTTGGGTAACCTCGTCGGCAGGCTCGACCCGCTCGGGCGCAAGACGCTCTACCGCTACGACGCGAAAAGCCGGCTGACGGCAGTCCGGCTGCCGTCCGGCGCGACGGTGCGCTGCGGCTACGATGGCGAGGACAACCTGACCCGCTACGCGGACGAAAACGGCGCCGAAACCCGGCTCGAGTACTTCGGCCAGGGCGAGATCGCCAAGCGCCTCCAGCCCGACGGCCATACCGTTCAGTACCACTACGACACCGAAGAGCGGCTGATCGGCGTCACCAACCAGCGCGGCGAGACCTACCGGCTCGAGCGCGACGCCCTCGGGCGCATCATCGAGGAAGTGGACTATTGGGGGCAGTCGCGGCGTTACGACTACACGCTCGCGGGTCATCTCCGGCGCAGTGTCGACCCGCTCGGCCGCGCGATTCACTATCGCACCGACCCGCTCGGCCGCATCGTCGAAAAGGCGCTCCCGGACCCGGACGGCGGCGACAAGCCCTGGATCGAACGCTTCGCCTACGACGCCAACGGCAACCTGATCGGCTGCGCCAATCCGCATATCCGTATCGAACGCCGGTTCGATCCCGACGGCCGCCTGATCGAGGAAAAGCAAGGCGAAACGTTCACCCTCCGCAACGCCTACGACGAAGCCGGCAACCGGATCGAGCGCCACACCGAGTTCAAGCGGGGCGACACGGTGATCGCCCATGCCGTCCGTTACGCCTACGATGCCCTCGACCAGGCGATCGAAATCGCCATCGACGACCACGCCCCCATCGCGATCGAGCGCGATGCGGTCGGGCAGATCATCCGCGAGCGCCTGAGTCCCCGTCTACGCCGCGAGGTCGACTACAGCGCCGACGGCTACCTCACCCGCCAGCGTATCCGCACCGACGCGGATACCGTGGTCGACCTCGCCTACGACTACGATGCCGCCGGCAACCTGACCGAACGGCGCGACGCCCGGTTCGGCATCGACCGTTACGTCTACGATCCCGTAGGCCGCATTACCCAGCACCTCGACCCACACGGCCAGATCAAGCACTACCTCAACGACCCCGCGGGGGACCGGCTCACGACGCGGATCGTCGAGCACGAAGCCGCGCAAGCGGGGACACCGGACGCCCAAGGCGAATGGTCGCGCGAAGGCGAATACGAAGGCGCCTTTTATCGGTTCGACCGGGCCGGCAACCTGATCGAGCGCCACGACCGGCGCGGCGCCTTGCACCTCCGGTGGGATGCGAACCAACGGCTGATCGAGAGCCGGCTGGAGGGCGTGTCCACCCGCTATCGCTACGACCCCCTGGGCCGGCGAATCGAGAAGCGCACCGGCGATAAAGTGACGACCTTTGTCTGGGACGGCGACGCCCTGGTGGGCGATTGGAGCGAGAACCCAACCGATCCGGTTGTCCCGGCGAAAGGGATGGCCCGGGAATGGGTCTACTACCCGGAGACCTTCGAGCCCCTGGCGCTGCTCGGCGGCCGAAGCGGACCGGACACCCTCCTGCACTACCACAACGACCCCAACGGCTGTCCGATCCGGCTGACCGACTCGAAGGGCGAAGTCCTGTGGGCGGCGAGTTATACCGCCTGGGGACAGATCGCGCGGCTGCACGTCGGCTATGTCGATAATCCGATTCGGTTGCAGGGGCAGTATGAGGATGGGGAGACGGGGCTGCATTACAATCGCTTCCGATATTATGCTCCGATATTTGGTGAATATATTTCCTGCGATCCGATCGGGTTGCTCGGCGGAATTGATTTATACGAGTATGCACCTAATGCTTCCAATTGGATAGATCCGCTTGGGCTCAAACGCAAGTGTGAGGTATTTGTTAGATATGTATCTGAGGCCGAAGCTCGTGCAATTAAAGAGGCTAATGGATTAGTACCAAAAATGCATAAAGGTAACCCTTCCCGCGGTGCGAAGTGGATATCGGAGCTTGGACAGGCTCGCGATCCCAGGACCCTTGGCAAGTCTAGCAATTATACTCATAAGGTGGAAATTGAGGTCGATCCTGGCACTAAAGCATGGTTAAATGAAGCCTCAAGAAAGTTGGACTATGAAGAGATAATTGGTGGCGAATCCAATAATCCGCTTAAAGTTCTTGTAAAGCGGAATGAGCCGGGATCTTACGGTATAGGCTCTGGATTGATATCAGATTTCAATAGTAAAATTAGAAACATTAAGATAACCAAAATATAG
- a CDS encoding ISL3 family transposase: MTQPQIQIPLDLPNVQVEHCEQTPQGLVITVVSTSQTAVCRRCGRTIDKFHGYDKEITLRHLPIFDRPVWIWIKPKRFQCPHCHKGPTTTQRCEWYDPKSPHTKAYEHWILRELVNSTLSDVSLKRDLTVACIEGIIDRHVQRQVDWSTVPNLELLGIDEIALKKGHKDFVVIISGVTVKREKFILAVLPDRKNETVKSFLETLPPDQREQVRQVCIDMNEGYRNAVQEPLPNVPIVVDRFHVAKHDRDCADKARKAEMKRLKTTLSEHDYAQLKGAMWAFRKPWIALSEEQQGVLLHLFQHAPTLKEVYIQREVLTGIFESRINKAQAEQALMQWLERITALGLNCFAAFATTWGHWRDPIINYFVRRETSGFKARGQVLQSNTLVLHSPACGKTTSHRTGRRAFHVTSCGDHREAIFRGDHDRRD, from the coding sequence ATGACTCAACCGCAGATACAGATACCCTTAGACCTGCCCAATGTTCAGGTAGAACATTGCGAACAAACACCTCAAGGTTTGGTGATTACGGTGGTCAGCACTAGCCAAACTGCCGTGTGTCGTCGGTGCGGGCGCACGATTGATAAGTTTCACGGCTACGATAAAGAGATTACCTTGCGGCATCTGCCGATTTTTGACCGGCCGGTTTGGATTTGGATCAAGCCCAAACGTTTTCAATGCCCCCATTGCCACAAAGGCCCGACCACGACCCAGCGTTGTGAGTGGTATGACCCGAAGAGTCCCCATACCAAGGCTTACGAGCATTGGATTCTGCGGGAATTGGTCAACAGTACATTGAGTGATGTCAGTTTGAAACGCGACCTCACGGTGGCGTGCATCGAAGGCATCATCGACCGCCATGTTCAGCGGCAAGTCGATTGGTCAACGGTGCCAAACTTGGAATTGCTTGGGATTGACGAAATTGCGCTGAAGAAAGGGCATAAAGACTTTGTGGTGATTATTTCGGGTGTTACGGTTAAGCGGGAGAAGTTTATTCTGGCGGTGTTGCCGGACAGGAAAAACGAGACGGTCAAATCCTTTTTGGAGACATTACCACCGGATCAACGCGAGCAGGTCCGCCAAGTCTGTATCGACATGAATGAAGGTTACCGCAATGCGGTTCAAGAACCCCTACCCAACGTGCCAATAGTGGTTGATCGTTTTCACGTGGCCAAGCATGACCGCGATTGCGCCGATAAAGCTCGCAAAGCCGAAATGAAGCGCTTGAAAACGACATTGTCCGAGCATGACTATGCGCAGTTGAAAGGGGCGATGTGGGCGTTTCGTAAACCCTGGATAGCCTTAAGCGAGGAACAGCAAGGTGTCTTGCTACACCTCTTTCAGCATGCACCGACCTTGAAAGAGGTCTATATTCAACGTGAAGTACTGACCGGTATTTTTGAAAGCCGCATCAACAAAGCCCAGGCGGAACAGGCCTTAATGCAGTGGCTGGAACGCATCACGGCATTAGGTCTGAATTGTTTTGCCGCTTTTGCCACAACTTGGGGTCATTGGCGCGATCCCATTATCAACTACTTTGTTCGGCGCGAAACCAGCGGTTTCAAGGCGCGGGGCCAGGTCTTGCAATCCAACACTCTTGTCCTACACAGCCCCGCATGTGGCAAGACCACTTCGCATCGAACTGGCAGGCGGGCTTTTCACGTGACATCGTGCGGCGACCACCGGGAGGCTATTTTCCGCGGCGATCATGACCGGCGGGACTGA
- a CDS encoding RHS repeat domain-containing protein encodes MNQRLIESRLEDVSTRYRYDPLGRRIEKRTGDKVTTFVWDGDALVGDWIEDPTDPVVPAKGVAREWVYYPETFELLALLGGRRGPNTLLHDHNDPNGCPIRLTDSKGEVLWAASYTAWGQIARLHVGYVDNPIRLQGQYEDGETGIHYNRHRYFDPESGLFGAQDPIGLCGGLNPYQYAANSLGWIDPLGLQCKPGYQYRQGKATDPGLADFVNDLESRGIKVLGTNLEIIDLKTGSVVGEIDVLTANAAIQYKHGSSSAHAVLAQIQDRSKPFLDVPVVGFVRGAGGKLNAAKRTVQAANKKEPVTSDIEILVAVIK; translated from the coding sequence GTGAACCAACGGCTGATCGAGAGCCGGCTGGAGGATGTGTCCACCCGCTATCGCTACGACCCCCTAGGCCGGCGAATCGAGAAGCGCACCGGCGATAAAGTGACGACCTTTGTCTGGGACGGCGATGCTCTGGTGGGCGATTGGATCGAGGATCCGACCGACCCCGTTGTTCCGGCTAAAGGGGTCGCTCGGGAATGGGTGTACTATCCGGAGACCTTCGAGCTCTTAGCACTTCTTGGCGGCCGACGCGGACCGAACACCCTCCTGCACGATCACAACGACCCCAACGGCTGTCCGATCCGGCTGACCGACTCGAAGGGCGAAGTCCTGTGGGCGGCGAGTTACACGGCGTGGGGGCAAATCGCGCGGCTGCACGTCGGCTATGTCGATAACCCGATTCGGTTGCAGGGGCAGTATGAGGATGGGGAGACGGGAATCCATTACAATCGGCATCGATATTTCGATCCGGAATCAGGTCTTTTTGGGGCGCAGGATCCTATCGGTTTGTGTGGTGGCCTCAATCCATACCAATATGCTGCTAACTCGTTGGGTTGGATTGATCCATTGGGACTCCAATGTAAACCCGGCTATCAATATCGGCAGGGTAAGGCAACGGATCCAGGCTTGGCTGATTTCGTGAATGATCTTGAAAGCCGAGGCATTAAGGTTTTAGGCACAAACTTGGAAATCATAGATTTAAAAACAGGTAGTGTTGTCGGAGAAATCGATGTGTTGACGGCAAATGCGGCAATCCAATATAAGCATGGTTCATCAAGTGCACATGCCGTTCTGGCTCAAATCCAGGATAGATCAAAGCCGTTCCTTGACGTTCCCGTGGTAGGATTTGTCCGAGGAGCTGGCGGGAAACTCAATGCGGCAAAGAGAACCGTACAAGCCGCTAACAAAAAAGAACCTGTGACAAGCGACATTGAAATCCTGGTTGCTGTCATCAAGTAA
- a CDS encoding IS4 family transposase: MLTFPVLVAFLLCAFKGSLQSLLDDLFATLQAPLPRTVTQSALSQARQKLKASVFEALNERLLGSLATLLPEPRWRGLRRVAADSTTLRLPAWPENQAEFGVQSDHPGQPYVLARALGLFATTSRLMLKAVLGRFDEAERALLAQRLPHLAGDDLLILDRGFPAVWLFTLLQQRGLPFLARMDGTPWSCVERFLLSGQTETVVTLKVSKAAQRQAQAAGMHLIDNAVTLRLIRVVLSTGTVEVLATSLLDAQTFPAADFKSLYHARWHIEEAFKVLKHRLNVEQFSGELPEPIRQDFHAKLFTANLAEALARSAYDTLPEDKAQRYDPNVTYVLNSLKTRLFCWLIQRVSPSQILTLIELYARTLELKRPDRKAPRPQSRIKPKPRRQYK; encoded by the coding sequence ATCCTCACCTTTCCGGTCCTTGTCGCCTTCCTGCTCTGCGCCTTCAAAGGCAGCCTCCAGTCCTTGCTCGATGACCTCTTCGCTACGCTCCAGGCACCGCTGCCCCGGACGGTGACCCAAAGCGCCCTGTCCCAGGCTCGCCAGAAGCTGAAAGCCTCCGTGTTCGAAGCCCTCAACGAGCGCTTGCTGGGCTCCTTGGCCACCTTGCTGCCCGAGCCCCGCTGGCGCGGCTTGCGCCGGGTCGCCGCCGATTCCACCACCTTACGCTTACCGGCCTGGCCGGAAAACCAGGCCGAATTCGGCGTCCAGTCCGATCACCCGGGCCAACCGTATGTGTTGGCGCGTGCCTTGGGGCTGTTCGCCACCACGTCACGCCTGATGCTCAAGGCCGTCCTCGGCCGCTTCGACGAGGCCGAGCGTGCCCTCCTGGCGCAACGGCTCCCACACCTTGCCGGCGACGACCTCCTCATCCTGGATCGCGGCTTTCCCGCCGTCTGGCTGTTCACCCTGCTGCAACAGCGCGGCCTGCCGTTCCTGGCTCGGATGGACGGGACTCCATGGTCCTGTGTCGAGCGCTTCCTGCTCTCCGGCCAGACCGAAACGGTCGTGACCCTCAAGGTCTCCAAGGCCGCTCAAAGACAAGCACAAGCGGCCGGCATGCACCTGATCGACAACGCCGTCACCCTTCGCCTGATCCGCGTCGTCCTGTCCACCGGCACCGTCGAGGTCCTCGCGACCTCGCTCCTCGACGCGCAAACCTTTCCCGCCGCAGACTTCAAAAGTCTCTACCACGCCCGCTGGCACATCGAGGAAGCCTTCAAAGTCCTCAAACACCGCCTCAACGTCGAACAGTTCTCCGGCGAACTCCCCGAACCCATCCGCCAGGATTTCCACGCCAAGCTCTTCACCGCCAACCTCGCCGAAGCCCTCGCCCGCTCCGCCTACGACACCCTGCCCGAAGACAAGGCCCAACGCTATGACCCCAATGTGACCTATGTCCTCAACTCCCTGAAGACGCGTCTATTCTGCTGGCTCATCCAGCGCGTATCCCCCAGCCAAATCCTCACCCTTATCGAGCTCTATGCCAGAACCCTGGAGCTCAAACGGCCCGATCGAAAGGCACCAAGACCCCAATCCCGCATCAAGCCAAAACCTCGACGTCAATACAAATGA